From one Pseudomonadota bacterium genomic stretch:
- a CDS encoding response regulator, whose translation MENESNITQKKVRVLVVEDNPVAAVSIQQVLKKSGFAIAGCAGTGAAGLEMACTLKPDVILMDIMLPGTDGLEAARLVNEKCPAPVVVLTGYETPELIEKAGWAGVAAYLVKPPKANDLERAIYLAMERFKDLEKIKELNRELRKRNSELEEALGRIETLHGLLPICASCKSIRDDNGYWNRMEEYISSHADVQFSHGICPECTEKLYPGVVSKYKKTAGS comes from the coding sequence ATGGAAAACGAATCCAACATCACTCAAAAAAAGGTCAGGGTGCTGGTGGTGGAAGATAATCCGGTTGCCGCTGTTTCAATCCAGCAGGTTCTGAAGAAAAGCGGGTTTGCGATTGCGGGTTGTGCCGGCACCGGAGCAGCCGGTCTGGAAATGGCCTGCACTTTGAAGCCGGATGTCATTCTGATGGATATCATGCTGCCGGGAACCGATGGGCTTGAAGCGGCCCGGCTGGTAAACGAAAAGTGTCCGGCGCCGGTTGTTGTTCTCACCGGATACGAGACTCCTGAGCTCATCGAGAAGGCCGGTTGGGCCGGGGTGGCCGCATATCTTGTCAAACCGCCGAAGGCAAATGACCTCGAACGGGCCATTTATCTGGCGATGGAAAGGTTTAAGGACCTGGAAAAGATCAAGGAACTGAACCGTGAACTCCGCAAGCGAAACAGTGAACTTGAAGAGGCGCTGGGAAGAATCGAAACCCTGCATGGTCTTTTGCCGATCTGTGCTTCCTGCAAAAGTATCAGGGATGATAACGGGTACTGGAACAGAATGGAGGAGTACATATCCAGTCACGCCGACGTGCAGTTCAGCCATGGGATATGTCCGGAATGTACTGAGAAACTGTATCCCGGAGTTGTAAGCAAATACAAAAAAACGGCAGGTTCCTGA
- the nrfD gene encoding polysulfide reductase NrfD, translating into MVHGAEWTQKTLFVYPNEFIYWSIQIVMYPYMTGLVAGAFVLSSLYHVFGQKDLKEMARFSLVFSLCLLPVAMMPLLLHLQQPFRGINVMFTPHFTSAIAAFGIVFSTYAAIVATEIWFVYRVFFVEQVHALKGKEGFADNFKRILYLVLSLGAFDLSEEAAAKDKRAITIMASIGVPVAGFLHGYAGFIFGSVKANALWMSPLMPVIFIMSAVVSGIALCMLTYIIIMEWKKFKAILARGRGDERVKVIRGVEMEVMSTTSRYLMMFLVAAISLELLDLIFRGYTQMKSWDILRSVMFEEDFVKIFVLQYGLGNLVPFILLLIPGTTIKRLVIALLLVLYGVFMMRWNVVIGGQAFSLSFEGFMHYHLPVIPHNLETFKEGVAGALMVVATPFILFWGINKILPSLTVKEG; encoded by the coding sequence ATAGTCCATGGCGCTGAATGGACACAAAAAACCCTTTTTGTCTACCCGAACGAATTCATTTACTGGAGCATCCAGATCGTCATGTATCCTTATATGACTGGTCTGGTTGCCGGTGCGTTCGTGCTGTCCTCTCTGTACCATGTCTTCGGCCAGAAAGACCTGAAAGAGATGGCCCGCTTTTCGCTGGTCTTCTCCCTCTGCCTGTTGCCGGTTGCGATGATGCCCCTGCTTCTCCATCTCCAGCAGCCATTCCGGGGGATCAATGTCATGTTCACCCCGCATTTCACTTCGGCAATCGCCGCCTTCGGCATTGTTTTTTCAACCTATGCCGCCATTGTCGCAACCGAAATCTGGTTCGTCTACCGGGTCTTTTTCGTAGAGCAGGTACACGCCCTGAAAGGGAAAGAAGGGTTTGCCGACAATTTCAAACGGATCCTGTATCTCGTTCTTTCTCTGGGCGCTTTCGATCTCAGTGAAGAAGCCGCCGCCAAAGACAAAAGGGCCATCACGATCATGGCCTCGATCGGGGTTCCGGTCGCCGGTTTCCTGCATGGGTATGCAGGCTTTATTTTCGGCTCCGTCAAGGCCAACGCCCTCTGGATGTCTCCCCTGATGCCGGTCATTTTCATTATGTCGGCGGTGGTTTCCGGTATCGCCCTCTGTATGCTGACCTACATCATCATCATGGAATGGAAAAAGTTTAAGGCCATTCTGGCGAGGGGGCGCGGGGATGAGCGGGTGAAGGTGATTCGCGGGGTTGAAATGGAAGTGATGTCCACAACCTCCAGATACCTGATGATGTTCCTGGTTGCAGCCATCTCCCTTGAGCTTCTCGACCTGATCTTTCGGGGCTACACCCAGATGAAATCGTGGGATATTCTCAGATCAGTCATGTTCGAGGAGGACTTCGTCAAGATCTTTGTCCTGCAGTACGGACTGGGAAATCTGGTCCCGTTCATCCTGCTCCTGATCCCGGGAACCACCATCAAACGATTGGTCATCGCCCTCCTGCTGGTTCTCTACGGGGTCTTCATGATGCGTTGGAACGTGGTAATCGGCGGGCAGGCCTTCTCGCTCTCGTTTGAAGGATTCATGCACTACCATCTTCCGGTCATTCCGCATAATCTTGAAACATTCAAGGAAGGTGTAGCCGGCGCACTCATGGTGGTGGCCACGCCATTTATTCTCTTCTGGGGAATAAACAAGATCCTCCCCTCACTCACCGTCAAGGAAGGATAA
- a CDS encoding 5-bromo-4-chloroindolyl phosphate hydrolysis family protein gives MAKEDIVQEGKKLLARERAKTLIAEAEVLSEQDLRGALGMFREALKISPDYPDLEDEIFLREDAIEKLDGVLQHIVAQLKGGKNYRAFQLLQELPDNYIILDKSGTVDQLAEKVRKVESLIEGAKNLPRSGNSQALPMLEEAFTLMPDYPGLQADIDALAASRQNYNDYIAGVEASVAAGDTVKARSFLDQFKGVYPEDASVGRLEFMIQNKEKEKTRKAAVRKNLFMAAAAGAGFLGLIIVYFAFELMTFKSANGKWQEAAAFLEAEKFADARTAAEEVKASLGKVSFSSQSGKKELLVKVEELLNSERVIQGVQGKILVDGKYIQKESLAGAQESEKIIKEAEGLMAAGDYSSALARFADARNVASLLDAALAAKINEEIEASAVKCQTAHVKSVLRKANSLHGAGNYEEATALFAEARNLAKGYGFKRNDAISRDIETAAGRTIGDRLDILIADGDALLNAAAYDDAIDGYKKALDFARLNKLDSNDTVNRLYGSINRARIFGLLAKGDENFKLSRWVDSIKFYNNAVELSVKAGLRNLPVLEQAVKNAKLAETRISLDELKRLELTGAKQFAESSWQEAHDTYKNLVAMAGNTAFAGSPEFAAILVNSREKLAITGERIFIKSKKDYLEEKYRSILKNAFGTGADITFLNPEVILLSEDEKLLKFSISAKSYVKKGGGQGVYSNYEVQYAYDRQKDSWHLLDKSSNSQSAGE, from the coding sequence ATGGCGAAAGAGGACATTGTACAGGAAGGAAAGAAGCTTCTGGCCCGCGAGCGGGCCAAGACGCTGATCGCCGAGGCGGAAGTTCTTTCGGAGCAGGACCTTCGGGGGGCCCTCGGGATGTTTCGCGAGGCGCTCAAAATCTCTCCGGATTACCCTGATCTGGAAGATGAGATATTCCTGCGGGAAGATGCGATTGAGAAGCTCGATGGGGTTCTGCAGCATATTGTCGCACAGCTCAAGGGTGGGAAAAATTATCGCGCCTTTCAGCTTCTGCAGGAACTTCCGGACAACTATATTATCCTCGACAAGAGCGGTACGGTTGATCAGCTTGCCGAAAAGGTCAGGAAAGTCGAGAGCCTGATTGAAGGGGCGAAGAATCTCCCCCGCTCCGGCAACAGCCAGGCGCTGCCGATGCTTGAGGAAGCATTCACCCTGATGCCGGATTATCCCGGTCTGCAGGCAGATATTGACGCACTTGCCGCATCACGGCAGAACTACAACGACTATATCGCGGGTGTCGAGGCATCTGTCGCTGCCGGAGATACCGTGAAGGCAAGGAGTTTCCTCGACCAGTTCAAGGGGGTTTATCCGGAAGACGCTTCCGTTGGCCGCCTTGAATTCATGATTCAGAACAAGGAAAAGGAAAAAACGAGAAAGGCTGCGGTCAGGAAAAATCTTTTCATGGCTGCTGCTGCCGGAGCGGGGTTTCTGGGTCTGATCATTGTCTATTTTGCCTTCGAGTTGATGACTTTCAAGTCGGCCAACGGGAAATGGCAGGAGGCAGCCGCATTCCTTGAAGCGGAGAAGTTTGCCGACGCGCGTACAGCTGCTGAGGAGGTCAAGGCGAGTCTGGGAAAGGTGAGTTTTTCCTCCCAGTCGGGGAAAAAGGAACTGCTCGTCAAAGTGGAAGAACTCCTGAATTCCGAGAGGGTCATCCAGGGTGTTCAGGGTAAAATCCTGGTCGACGGAAAATACATTCAGAAAGAGTCTCTTGCCGGAGCCCAGGAGTCGGAAAAAATTATTAAAGAGGCTGAAGGACTGATGGCGGCCGGTGATTATTCATCTGCCCTGGCAAGATTTGCAGATGCGAGAAATGTTGCAAGCCTTCTGGATGCTGCACTTGCCGCGAAAATCAATGAAGAAATTGAAGCATCCGCCGTCAAATGTCAGACTGCGCATGTGAAGTCTGTTCTCCGAAAGGCCAATTCCCTCCATGGCGCAGGGAACTATGAAGAGGCTACCGCTCTGTTCGCCGAGGCCCGGAACCTGGCCAAGGGATACGGATTTAAAAGGAATGACGCCATCAGTCGGGATATTGAAACAGCCGCCGGCCGGACAATCGGCGACCGGCTGGATATCCTGATCGCCGATGGCGACGCTCTCCTGAATGCGGCAGCCTATGATGATGCCATCGACGGGTACAAAAAGGCCCTTGATTTTGCCAGGCTCAACAAGCTGGACAGCAATGACACCGTCAACAGGCTATATGGCTCGATAAACAGGGCCAGGATATTCGGACTTCTGGCTAAAGGAGACGAGAATTTTAAGCTTTCCCGGTGGGTGGATTCCATCAAATTCTATAACAATGCGGTGGAATTATCCGTGAAGGCCGGGCTCCGAAATCTGCCCGTTCTTGAACAGGCGGTCAAAAATGCCAAACTTGCCGAGACGAGAATATCCCTGGATGAACTGAAGCGCCTTGAGCTTACCGGAGCGAAGCAATTCGCGGAGTCTTCCTGGCAGGAAGCGCATGACACTTATAAGAACCTGGTGGCAATGGCCGGCAACACTGCTTTTGCCGGCAGTCCGGAGTTTGCGGCTATTCTGGTAAACAGCAGGGAAAAACTGGCGATCACCGGTGAGCGGATTTTTATCAAGTCGAAAAAAGATTATCTGGAGGAGAAGTACCGGTCAATCCTCAAAAATGCCTTCGGGACAGGTGCGGACATTACCTTCCTGAACCCTGAAGTCATTCTTCTGAGTGAGGATGAGAAATTGCTGAAATTCAGCATTTCCGCGAAATCATACGTCAAAAAGGGTGGCGGGCAGGGGGTGTATTCCAATTATGAAGTACAGTACGCCTATGACCGTCAGAAAGACTCATGGCATCTTCTCGACAAATCTTCAAATTCACAGAGTGCGGGAGAGTAA
- a CDS encoding 4Fe-4S dicluster domain-containing protein: MSCSRRKFLKSTLSGTLAASVPVSALKILSPSESKAATTGTENTRWGFLIDTKKCVGCGMCVKACKNENAVPYDAPVTRTWVERYVVTRDGRTHIDSPNGARDGFTSQKILDQEIRPEEINKTFFVPKLCNQCENPACVQVCPVGATYQTGDGVVLIDRTWCIGCGYCIMACPYGVRFFHPVFKVADKCTFCYHRISKGLPTACVQACPFGARKIGNLMDPDDPVTKIITTERVAVLKDEYGTKPQAFYIGLDMNVR, from the coding sequence ATGAGTTGCTCAAGAAGGAAATTTCTGAAATCAACTTTATCAGGCACCCTCGCTGCCTCCGTTCCGGTTTCCGCGCTGAAGATACTGAGTCCCTCTGAAAGTAAAGCGGCGACCACCGGCACAGAGAACACCCGTTGGGGGTTCCTGATCGACACCAAAAAATGCGTGGGCTGCGGGATGTGCGTCAAGGCCTGCAAGAATGAAAACGCGGTTCCCTACGATGCGCCGGTCACCAGGACCTGGGTTGAACGATATGTTGTGACCAGGGATGGCAGAACCCACATCGATTCGCCCAACGGCGCCAGAGACGGATTCACCTCCCAGAAAATTCTTGATCAGGAGATCAGGCCCGAGGAGATCAACAAGACTTTTTTCGTCCCCAAACTCTGCAACCAGTGCGAAAATCCCGCCTGCGTCCAGGTGTGTCCGGTGGGGGCCACCTATCAGACCGGCGACGGGGTGGTCCTGATCGACCGGACCTGGTGCATCGGCTGCGGGTATTGCATCATGGCCTGTCCCTATGGCGTTCGCTTTTTTCATCCGGTATTCAAGGTGGCGGACAAATGCACCTTCTGTTACCACCGGATCAGCAAAGGGCTGCCCACCGCCTGTGTTCAGGCCTGTCCCTTCGGAGCAAGGAAAATCGGCAACCTCATGGACCCGGACGATCCGGTTACCAAAATCATTACCACCGAGAGAGTTGCAGTCCTTAAAGATGAATACGGCACCAAGCCGCAGGCTTTCTACATCGGCCTGGACATGAACGTAAGGTGA